A window of the Hevea brasiliensis isolate MT/VB/25A 57/8 chromosome 6, ASM3005281v1, whole genome shotgun sequence genome harbors these coding sequences:
- the LOC110642038 gene encoding ribosome-inactivating protein gelonin gives MKVALWIVVATWISWTIVFGTARVYPLTANDDYTLGVFPTASFSTKDATATSYSTFLSDLRGKLGSGNSNGIPVLPATVAQDKQYLLVELTNSQNYKVTVALNLINIYVVAYKAGSKAFFFSDAPDKATDYLFKDKDTNQIKLKFTGSYVDLQKNGADRLKTNLGVLALDDSIFTLNKYDNTQPTKIAGPLVVTIQMVAEAARFTYIERKVLSNFAQRFLPLEDVTSRENKWKSLSTGIQKADKNGNFPTPVQLKNSDGSANVVSTVKQAKPDMGILLYVANKNSKPSLEQTQSSFWLSTLIQNY, from the coding sequence ATGAAGGTAGCTTTGTGGATAGTGGTGGCAACATGGATTTCCTGGACCATTGTATTTGGAACCGCCAGGGTTTATCCATTAACAGCAAATGATGACTACACACTTGGCGTCTTCCCCACGGCAAGCTTCAGCACTAAAGATGCCACTGCGACCAGCTACTCCACATTCCTTAGTGATCTCCGAGGGAAACTGGGAAGTGGTAATAGCAATGGGATACCCGTGTTGCCTGCCACAGTGGCCCAAGATAAGCAGTATCTTCTAGTGGAACTCACAAATTCACAGAACTATAAGGTCACAGTAGCATTGAATCTCATCAACATATATGTTGTGGCTTATAAAGCTGGAAGTAAGGCCTTCTTCTTCAGCGATGCTCCTGATAAAGCAACTGATTATCTTTTCAAAGATAAAGAcacaaaccaaatcaaattaaaattcacTGGTAGCTATGTGGATCTGCAGAAGAATGGAGCAGATAGATTGAAAACCAATTTGGGAGTCCTGGCATTAGATGATTCAATCTTTACACTCAACAAGTATGATAACACCCAGCCAACTAAAATTGCTGGTCCTCTTGTGGTTACTATCCAGATGGTTGCAGAAGCTGCAAGATTCACATATATCGAGAGAAAAGTGCTGAGTAATTTTGCCCAAAGATTTCTTCCACTTGAAGACGTGACTAGCCGTGAGAACAAGTGGAAATCTCTTTCCACTGGAATCCAGAAAGCTGATAAAAATGGAAACTTTCCAACACCTGTTCAATTGAAGAATTCTGATGGTTCGGCCAATGTTGTGTCCACAGTTAAACAAGCAAAACCTGACATGGGAATCTTGTTGTATGTAGCCAATAAGAACTCCAAACCAAGCCTTGAACAAACACAATCATCATTTTGGTTGTCCACCCTTATTCAGAACTACTAG
- the LOC110642054 gene encoding stress-response A/B barrel domain-containing protein At5g22580: MGFKHLVIVRFKEDTVVEQIMKGLEKLVSEVDLVKTFAWGEDLESPEMLTQGFTHAISMTFDKKQDYTAFQTHPNHVEFSASFSAAIEKIVVLCFSSVQVKPAIA, from the exons ATGGGGTTCAAGCACTTGGTGATTGTTAGGTTTAAAGAAGATACTGTGGTGGAGCAGATTATGAAAGGGTTGGAGAAGCTGGTTTCTGAGGTTGATCTTGTCAAGACCTTTGCTTG GGGAGAGGATTTGGAAAGCCCAGAGATGCTTACACAAGGCTTTACTCATGCCATCTCAATGACTTTCGACAAGAAGCAAGACTACACTGCATTTCAAACTCATCCTAATCATGTCGAGTTTTCTGCTTCATTTTCAGCTGCTATTGAGAAAATTGTTGTTCTTTGTTTCTCATCTGTTCAGGTTAAACCAGCTATTGCATGA
- the LOC110642053 gene encoding uncharacterized protein LOC110642053 codes for MHTFKKLKFLYPLLILNLFFLTCQSQHSSTTFCGKIPIQSPFLSSNSTVPSPLNHMILCRSQKLFFRTSLGLFPVSSVDYTTKTLIISHPSCSSSRHFVSPALLSAGFPTPPKPNSLLLFNCSTKIYPMTSFKGNNTSLKGCAASSETQQLEGPYSCLLVNDVEKLDKGFHPKDLNCSHYSRVYRSSSNDDYNKEYELGTRISFDIPDHVPDICNECGKPNGNCGVGLRCICHPKECRDKVISMAGSVKPFGNNALLSILSSLVVLVSFMNF; via the exons ATGCATACATTCAAGAAACTCAAGTTTTTATATCCTCTTCTCATCCTCAATCTCTTCTTTCTCACTTGTCAATCCCAACACAGTTCTACAACCTTCTGTGGCAAAATCCCAATTCAGAGTCCCTTTCTGAGTTCAAATTCAACTGTTCCATCCCCATTAAATCACATGATACTATGCAGATCTCAGAAGCTGTTCTTCAGAACCTCTCTTGGTCTTTTCCCAGTTTCTTCAGTAGACTACACAACTAAAACATTAATCATTTCTCACCCTTCTTGCTCTTCTTCTCGGCACTTTGTCTCTCCTGCTCTTCTGTCTGCTGGTTTTCCTACTCCTCCAAAGCCTAACTCACTTCTTCTCTTCAACTGCTCAACCAAAATTTAtccaatgacatcatttaaaggTAACAACACTAGCTTGAAGGGTTGTGCAGCTTCATCTGAAACTCAACAACTTGAAGGCCCTTATTCATGTCTACTTGTTAATGATGTTGAAAAGCTCGACAAGGGTTTTCATCCAAAAGATTTGAATTGTTCACATTACAGCAGGGTGTATAGAAGTTCTTCAAATGATGATTACAACAAGGAATATGAATTGGGGACAAGGATATCCTTCGACATTCCTGATCATGTGCCAGATATCTGCAATGAATGCGGAAAGCCTAATGGAAATTGTGGAGTGGGATTGAGATGTATATGCCACCCTAAAGAGTGTA GAGATAAGGTCATTTCTATGGCTGGATCAGTCAAGCCCTTTGGTAATAATGCGCTCTTATCTATACTTTCTTCCCTTGTAGtcttggtttccttcatgaacttTTGA